The Stigmatella ashevillena genomic sequence CCCAACGCTTCACGGCGGACCCCCAGCAAGACAGGCTCCGCCGGATAACGAAGTTTTCAACTTCCAACAAGCGCCCCCCTTCCTGGCGGAGCGCTCCACGATTCTCAGAAAATGCTCACGCGCGACGGGGTGACCGAGGAGACCTGAGCATGTCTGGGTTTGCCCGCAGTCTCTGGAACTACGGGCTTACCGGGAATGAGACGAGGGGCGGCTGGGCACTGACCCCCACGGTCCTGTTCGGCGTGCTCAGCAGGACCGAGGTGTGGACCTGGGTGCCCAACAACAGGCGTTGAGAAACCGTCTCGGGGAGGCTCACGGGGGTCGAGAACCCCCGGAAGCGGGCGCGCGTCCCCGTGGCTCCCGAGGAGAAACCCGCCGCGCAGTGGGCCTTCCCGGTGACGGCGTCCGCTTGATAGAGCCGTGAGACGTAGCTCGCCTCCTCTGGGGTTCCCTCCGAAGGGGCCTCCCGGGCTTCGAGCGAGCTCCAAAGCACACACCCCTCCAGCGCGGACGCACCCGTGCTCGTCCGCTGGAAGCCCGAGGCGTACTGGAGATACCAGCCTGCTCCCAGCGGGGGCGCTTCCACCTCTCCCGGTGAGACCCCACCCGAAGCGTCGAACTGTCCCACGTCCAGCAAGTCCCAGTCCGTCATCATCTGGCTGTCGAAGACCGCTGCCTCCGCGCTGGTGTTGAACGTACGGGACGGATGGCCGCCGTAGCTCCACAGGCCATAGAAGCGCTCCGGGGACAGCGGCTGGCTTTGGGCATACCGGAACGGCAGCCGGGTGTCTGTTTGAACGCGGCAGCTCCAGGTGCTCGGGTTCCCATCACACTTGGAGTCGAACGTCTCATAGAGATCGCTCGCGCATTGGCTCGTGGCGTAATGGTCCGAAGAGAGCCGCACCCGGGCACTCGCACACGCAGGGCCCGAGGCGCCCGTGGCCTGTCCCCCCAGCCAGTACGCGAAGGAGTGATAGTTGGCCGTGGAGGTCGCCGCGGTCACGTTGCCCCGGTACACCGTCAGGGTGTTCTCCACGCCGCACCCCTGCTCCGCGCACGCACGCGGGTTGCCGGGCCTGCACACCGAGGCCTCCTCGGAGAGGTTCTGCCGGTCACCTGTTCCCAGGAACGTCCGCAGGAAACCTGCCTCGGGCTGCGTCACATTGGCCGCCATGGAAGCGAAGGGCCCTCGCAGGGCTTCGGGGTTTCCCGTCCGGTTCGCCAGATTGGCCACCCGGAACGAGCGCGCCGCATGCCAGTTGCTCACCCGCTGCGTGGAAGCATCCCACTCTCCTGGCCTCCAGAAGCGCAGCGTCCACAACTGGCCGCCATAGTCCCCCACCGTCGCCGTGTCGAAGAGCTGATCCGCCTCGAGGGCCGTGCCGTAGGAGCTGCCCACGTCTGCCAGCGCGACGCCCGCCGTCACCGGATAGCGCAGGTATTCGGAGCGGCCCTGCCCATCTCCCAGGAAGAAGCTCCACACCGAATAGCCCGTGGCCAGATCCACCAGGGCCAGGCCCCGGCCGCGCAACTGGTAGGTGTCGTATCCGCCATTGAGCGCCACCACCCATCGCTCGCGGGCAGGGGTGCCATCGATGAGCCAAGGCACCAAGGCATTCGAGCCCCAGGTTCCGCCCAGAATCCGCAGGGCGTCATCCGCCTCGGGCGTCAGCGCCACCGGACCGATGGGCGGGGTTTGCGGCGAGAAGTGGCTGATGCTCTGGCCCACCTGGAGCGCCAAGCCATCGCAGGGCTGGGGCCACATCCACAGGAACGAGCCCGGGGTGTTGGGGACACGCGGACTGCTCGGCAGATTCACCGCCAACAGGTCCGTCAGGTCCAGCGCGAAGTGGTGCACCCCGCCGCGACCCGTCCCCACCACCGCCACCGTCCGGAACTCCGACCACTGCTTCATCCCGTCCTTCTGGCTATCGGCTCCCACCCCATCCATCCACACTTCGCGCACCATGGGGGTGCCATCCACGAAGTAGCCGTGCTTGCCCAGGAGGGGGCGCATCTTCGGCAGCAGGTCTGGAGGCACGAACGCCCACAACTCCTGGCCCGTCCCCGCGTCGTACTGACCCAGCCCCGTGACAGGGTCCGTGGACACGCGCCGCCCGTTGTGGAAGGCGTGCAGCATGCCTCCATTGGAGCCCACCAGGATGACCCGATCCCGCCCTCCGGCCTCGTGACGGTACTTCTCGTAGGCATCCGCGTGGGCGTTGTCCGGCACGGCGTAGGAGTCCTGCAGGGGCGTGGCCCCCGTGAAGAGCGTACGCGTGCACTGCGGTGAGGTGTCACACAAGGACTTCGGCAGCGGCGGCTCTACGCTGACGGGCGTGGAGTGGAAGATGTCATGCAGCAGGAACGGCCGGTCGTAGCCACGCAGGGCCGGGTCTGGATTGAGGACGTCCGCGCCGCGATACCACCGGATGACCAGCTTCGCGCAATCCGCGGGCGTCAGGCTGGCGAAACCCAGTTGAACGCGCAAATTTTCGCACTCGGCGGGGTTTTGGCTGATGCCCAGCGAGTCCATGAGCAGGCTTGCGTTCGCCTCGGTGAATTCCACCGGCGTGTCCCGATGGTCGATCTTCCCATCCGTGTTGCCGTCCACAATGGTGAAGATCCGCCGGTTCATCCATTGCGTCGTCGGGGCGGCAGAGGGCTTGAGCACCTGGCCTGCCTCCCAGAACGGCCGGGCCAGCGCCCCGCTGCCCTGCTTGAAGAACTCCCCGGCGGCGCCCTCGCCTATCAGATCACCGTCCATGTCCAGCAGGTGGGTGTCGTCGCAGTCCCCATCGCCGTTGAGGTCCCCGAACCAGGGACTCGCCGGGTCACACCCCACGCTCTTCTCCGCGGTGAGCTGAAACCGGTAGAGGAAGCCCCGCCTTGGGGATGTGTTCTGGATCTCAGACTGGAAGCGTGGCACCGCGGCCGCGCCCTGTCCATTCATCAGCAACGTGTCCAGGGAGGGCGCGGCCAGGGCCGTCCTGCGCATCCTGCCCCCCGCCTTGCCCTTCGCATGGGCAATGGCCTCTTGAAGCGCCTGTTCGAGGGCGGCCACGCCGTTGACCGGGAAGTAGAGGCCCCCTCCTACCGCCGCAGCATTCTTGAGCAGGTTGCTGCCCACTCCGAGGTTCATCGTATACACGCTCACGCTCTGATGGCCTGAGGTGTCCAGGTTCCCCACGACGGGAGGCGTGCTGCGCTGCAGATCATTCGTGTAGAGCAACTTCGCCACATCATCGAGCATGTAGTTGCTGTCATTGCTGCTGTCGGGGCATGGCGCGGAAGGCGGACAATCGACCCGGCCTCCGTTGAGCGCTCGAATCTGGGTGACGACGTTTGCTCCTAGGCTATCGTTGGTGGAGTCACCACCGGCGACAAGGATGATGGCCGAGGCCTGATTCCCCCAACACACGGTACGGCTCTCCGAGTTCAAGGCGTCGTTCTTGAAGTCGGTGGGATAGAAATAGCCCGTGAGCGGATTCGAGGCGCCGAAACCAAAACCATTCGGTGCGGCGTCCCGGTAGATGCCCTGATGCGAGGTGAAGTAGTAACCCGCGTTGAGCAGGGAGCGCGCCAGGGGCGTGGAGGTGCTGAAGACCAGCGAGTTGATCTTCGCGATGTAGGCGACACGATCGTCGGAAAAGGCCTCGGGGTTGGAGAGGATCTCTTGGCAGGCAGGTTTCATCTTCTGCGCGTTCGTCGAGGCCGTCGCGTTGAAGATGCTGAAGCCGACGCGCACCCCACTTAGGTCCTTGAAGACCTGCTTGAGCGCCGCCTTGGCCGTCACATACTTGGGCGGGTTGAAGTTGAGGAAGCGACCCCAGAGGATGAAGTTGATGTTCGTGCGCGTGTTGTTGGTCGAGCTGTTGTACACCCGGAAGTAGCCCTTGGTGCTCAGGCACGACAGGCACTTGACGTATTGGGCCGCGCCCCCGGCGTTGTTCCAGTTCGGCACTTGCGCCTGACAGGCGCTCTCTCGCGTGTTCCAGTTCGGGGTGGGGCTGCTCTGGTTACCCCAGAGCCCCATGGCGTAGTACCGATTGTCCTGGAAGAGGTAGTTGAAGCCGGTGTCCGAGCCAAGGCCCGTGCCCGGATCCGGAACGGGA encodes the following:
- a CDS encoding pilus assembly protein PilY: MKRFCLGLMLLGAAGAAFAQLGSSSNSPACCQLTTSLIQDVVNSEPPSDERFLSASVSGRLPPTIHFIIDTSVFMEELPQITNSDYKAFYDATVNGCENPMLQAFSDSHGWNPSTVYPVPDPGTGLGSDTGFNYLFQDNRYYAMGLWGNQSSPTPNWNTRESACQAQVPNWNNAGGAAQYVKCLSCLSTKGYFRVYNSSTNNTRTNINFILWGRFLNFNPPKYVTAKAALKQVFKDLSGVRVGFSIFNATASTNAQKMKPACQEILSNPEAFSDDRVAYIAKINSLVFSTSTPLARSLLNAGYYFTSHQGIYRDAAPNGFGFGASNPLTGYFYPTDFKNDALNSESRTVCWGNQASAIILVAGGDSTNDSLGANVVTQIRALNGGRVDCPPSAPCPDSSNDSNYMLDDVAKLLYTNDLQRSTPPVVGNLDTSGHQSVSVYTMNLGVGSNLLKNAAAVGGGLYFPVNGVAALEQALQEAIAHAKGKAGGRMRRTALAAPSLDTLLMNGQGAAAVPRFQSEIQNTSPRRGFLYRFQLTAEKSVGCDPASPWFGDLNGDGDCDDTHLLDMDGDLIGEGAAGEFFKQGSGALARPFWEAGQVLKPSAAPTTQWMNRRIFTIVDGNTDGKIDHRDTPVEFTEANASLLMDSLGISQNPAECENLRVQLGFASLTPADCAKLVIRWYRGADVLNPDPALRGYDRPFLLHDIFHSTPVSVEPPLPKSLCDTSPQCTRTLFTGATPLQDSYAVPDNAHADAYEKYRHEAGGRDRVILVGSNGGMLHAFHNGRRVSTDPVTGLGQYDAGTGQELWAFVPPDLLPKMRPLLGKHGYFVDGTPMVREVWMDGVGADSQKDGMKQWSEFRTVAVVGTGRGGVHHFALDLTDLLAVNLPSSPRVPNTPGSFLWMWPQPCDGLALQVGQSISHFSPQTPPIGPVALTPEADDALRILGGTWGSNALVPWLIDGTPARERWVVALNGGYDTYQLRGRGLALVDLATGYSVWSFFLGDGQGRSEYLRYPVTAGVALADVGSSYGTALEADQLFDTATVGDYGGQLWTLRFWRPGEWDASTQRVSNWHAARSFRVANLANRTGNPEALRGPFASMAANVTQPEAGFLRTFLGTGDRQNLSEEASVCRPGNPRACAEQGCGVENTLTVYRGNVTAATSTANYHSFAYWLGGQATGASGPACASARVRLSSDHYATSQCASDLYETFDSKCDGNPSTWSCRVQTDTRLPFRYAQSQPLSPERFYGLWSYGGHPSRTFNTSAEAAVFDSQMMTDWDLLDVGQFDASGGVSPGEVEAPPLGAGWYLQYASGFQRTSTGASALEGCVLWSSLEAREAPSEGTPEEASYVSRLYQADAVTGKAHCAAGFSSGATGTRARFRGFSTPVSLPETVSQRLLLGTQVHTSVLLSTPNRTVGVSAQPPLVSFPVSP